ttggttggagcttgtgcagtttagattgtaactaggtgcttcacattgtattttatctttttagctcttgccatgtttttgatgggatattcatgttagggggagtattTTGTGTTGgttctttatatgtttcttatttcaaactatttattgatttatatttatgtattattcattgatatatgtctctattgtgtgttgtttgaaatcaagaatttaaattgtttacttgtattgtttccacacatgcggttatgcattttgtttagtgtttcaggaaatatacagatTAATTCAATTGAgttgctgtctacacttgcaactgatggatagtagttaggattgaatttgttttatgagcattatttttgtaaagagttttttattttgtaaactttgagtttctagttgtgttttgtcacggattgccaaaaggggagtttgttaggttctaaagacttaggattttatgtatttagaactctaatttgtattgttggcaaaccatgatcaaaataatgtgtttagaagtgttttagtcttgctcaaagttgtgcatttatgtaaagttggaatcgagcttaatgcagaaaagattaatgcatttcgacctgactcgatcgatcgaagctcgggcagaatgtttttttttctgcagaatttccaactcagccctagttgttttaaaacgtttttagggtttctaatttgttctaagtataaaaggcaaacccttgtattgtttccacacatgcggttatgcattttgtttagtgtttcaggaaatatacaggttaattcaattgagctgctgtctacacttgcaactgatggatagtagttaggattgaatttgttttatgagcattatttttgtaaagggttttttattttgtaaactttgagtttctagttgtgttttgtcacggattgccaaaaggggagtttgttaggttctaaagacttaggattttatgtatttagaactctaatttgtattgttggcaaatcatgatcaaaataatgtgtttagaagtgttttagtcttgctcaaagttgtgcatttatgtaaagttggaatcgagcttaatgcagaaaagattaatgcatttcGACCTgactcaatcgatcgaagctcgggcagaatgtttttttttctgcagaatttccaactcagccctagttgttttaaaacgtttttagggtttctaatttgttctaagtataaaaggcaaacccttgccacgttttagtgttgctcatattacggtttgtgtaaatctcttgtgagatttagaggagcttttctttacacaaatttagggttttcaagaaaaagatttatctacaccttgatgatcaactcagttgctgccattgaaatttaaagaaaacacaaacgggtgtgcttgtatctggtggtgaatccaagaaagaagaaacccgtggattcggagcttgcacgtggtcatgtcaataagttctactggttgatagcaataagaagtcgagcgtgggggcttttaagtcttattatatgaacttcgattctttcaagatagtggattcaagtttaccttgaggacaGTTAGGTCAAAttctccccaagtttttaccgatttggtttcctgagtgatcatatcttgtgttatttattttttgctgctttgcatgatttgatctttgttattgtgataacctaaacTTGTTAAAttgaactaagtaacaacttggctaattacctaggttaaatcaattatttttaaggggtctaaaaaccatcagaAATTAATCTCAATTAATTCGAGGCATAATATTCAACCAGGGTCTAAATGGGAATAACCTAACAGTATACACCACGTGGTTAAAATTATTAGACTTTAACCGAGAATACTAACAAGTAACAAaagctttgatttttttacaatcttgatgcatgccctggaggttaattctttaaattgatTGTCTAAtaactaaattgaatttcaagTCAAAGTTACTATATACAAGTCAAAAGCCTAAACGTGATATCTATAAACTCAAGGTAATTACTTGTGTGCTTACacatctttattatttttttacccctggttttcttttttgggctaGAGAACACCTACTTGGTTTTCTCTAGccgaaaaaaacaaaaaagaacaccTACTTGTTATCCGTTAGGTAATGCGTTCACGCCATTGATAGGACCTTGAGATCTACTCTTATATATTTGCTTAAGAATATCCGTATATGTGAATGGGGAATATACTACTCCCAAGAAATACTACTTTATAATCGTTAACCCATATTATGCACGAGAACttacctatttgtgaggtagaataaaataattttatgaaaaatttaagAAGCTGCatcattgcatgatttgctcttgtataacttcaatttgtgttacaatttgatgaaaaagtCATTATTTGAACGTGCAATGACTTACAAAATATTTGTTGAACAATTTCagatattacaaaaaaataactcaaaaattcagatattaaaacttctgaatgactaaaaaatattaaagaattagATGATTCtttgcttagaaattattgaaacaaatatatatatatatatatatataaaaatgactaaacaatagagaaatataagaaaaagatgggttacattcaaaagaataatttcaattattgcaagcttttttatcttgtaaaaaacggttaaagagagtttggtggttcatgtacgaaaattacaatttaaaaaatacatgaaaaaccataatatatatatatatatatatatttatatattaacaaagtagaggagaagaaaataacataggAAGAGCTCATACCTCAACTcggttttaaaaaatatatatatttgggtttGCTTTGCCTTTATAGTGTTCTTGATTAACCTCACAAATTTGGAGATAATTTATCAATGTTTGAATCtgagtttaagttagacttgttagagagatagagtttcactccttgttaagtttggattaaataaaaataattttatttaaataaaatgataattttatttaaatattgtgctgacatggaaaattgtgagagtttcagatgtttcgattttatatatatatatatatatatatataatgttctctcgtaatattattttattcttaggatatttataagttaaaataatatttttatccatttaaaattttaaaagccaTGTATATTATTAGATCgtaaaaatcaaaatcttaactctaaaatgaattaaatgaaaaatacttaaaattgagatatattctattccattttgtgtatttgggtatgctttgaatattattattggGCAGAATTTAGATACAATAACTTAGATGTAATATATTGTGTTCTTCAATTGAATTCGAACACCTAATTGTGttgaacaataaaatataaacattagTATCATTTccaataacaattaaattttattcaattgtGTATGTGAATATAATTAAGAATTTAACGTACTGCATCTAAGATAGTATACTTTAATTATACCCATAATTATTAATCTtctgaaaaattttataatacttACACTTTTTTATAATGATACATATCAGAGAGATTCATATGAGGGAGAAacgaagggaaaaaaaagaatagaatagGAAGGGAATTAAGCAAGTCTGAAGTTTATAATAATATGTACGACATACGGATGGTTATGGCCTCCCACTTCATCCCTCTTATTTAAACTTACTAATTGATTATTAAGGACGGTTCCAAGGTATTTTAAAGTTCAAAGTTATGGCCTTCCTCCACATTCAGCTTGCTACTCCAGGTGTAAGCTTTCTCACTTCTGTCATCTcagaattaataattttatcatttctttttttaatgagttttttttttttaatattaactCTCAATAATTAGTttcgaagaaaaaaaatctcaataatTGAGGTACATTAAAGGATGGAGTAGTAGCTTTCTCACTTCTGTCATCTcagaattaataattttatcatttctttttttaatgagttttttttttttttatattaactcTCAATAATTAGtttcgaagaaaaaaaaaatctcaataatTGAGGTACATTAAAGGATGTAGTAGCTTTCTCACTTCTGTCATCTcagaattaataattttatcatttctttttttaatgaggtttttttttttttttttaaatattaactCTCAATAATTAGAttcgaagaaaaaaaatctcaataatTGAGGTACATTAAAGGATGGAGTAGTAGACTGGTTTTGTTATAAtctattgaagaaaaaaaaactacgtTTTTTAATTGTATTGCAAATGGGGCCTGTCCTAGTTGCTTGCCTGTGATTTTGTTTATACGTAAGTGTGTGTATGGTAATCTCTCTATAACATAATTTGAGTTTGTCTTGAAGTGTATATCAATGTTACAATTACAAGCTATCATTCTTGACTCTGCCATGTTCATTTGCATATAAATATCCtcacttttaagtttttaagtATACCAACTCTCTTAACCAAACATACCTctcttaactctctctctctctcactctctctcactcggTAATATTTATAAGATTGTCATAGACATGCCTGAAAATTTAGTAGAAGCCATTACTGAAGTAGGAAATGAGGAAGTTTCTCAAGAGGTTAAACAGAGCAAAGTTTCATGGCAAAAGGATTTGAACATCGAGTCCCACAACTTTCCTAGACCTCATCATGGCCATGACTCCAAGGTTTGCAGCCAGCAACTCTTCCCCCTATGTTCTTCTAATTATTTGTTTTGCTAATTTGATAGATacgataataaaaaaataaaaaaaaaaagaataaaagatttgaaCCCTGCCTGGAGATGCATGTCTCAATTAAAGATAccaaaaaatatcaattgaaCTATAAAACTATTGGCTCTCAATTAAGTTTTCAAGATCGTAATGATTAAAAGTAGCAGTGTATAGTAGCTAGTAATAGTACATTAGTCATTGCTAAATATGTTTCAACGGTTTTTGCATAATTGGAAACTTTCTTCTTGCATGCACGGTAACTGGTAAGGAGGAGTATTTGACATTTTACATTTACTCCCATTTGTTTAGGCAGTAGAGTGGTCAGTGATCTTCCACCTAGCATTCCAAAGTATTGGAGTAGTGTATGGGGACATTGGTACATCACCTCTATATGTCTTTTCGAGCACCTTCCCCAATGGTATAAAGCACAAAGACGACATCCTGGGAGTGCTTTCTTTGATCCTATATACCCTCACCTTACTTTCTCTCATCAAGTACGTGTTGATTGTCTTGAAGGCCAATGATAAGGGCGAAGGTATGATCCTACTCTAAAAATGGTTCTTTTTCGTATCAAGGTCAAAACTATAAAGATAAATGAGTAAAATACAATTAACATCCCTGAGATTTGAGttaatatcaaaatcaattaagttcaaaacttttcaaaattgaccaatttaATCCATAATCAACTCTGAGATTTGAACTAATGTCAATtaagtttaaaacttctcaaaaCTGACGTAATTCATTCTTAATCACCAAGAGatagaagagaaaaatgagtaaCAGTTTAGGATCCAAGTTgggtttagggaccaaattggtcAGTATTAAAAAGTCTTGGATCAGACTGATATTAACCTCATAGGTGTTAACTGTACTTTACCTTAATCTATatctatttattaaaaatttgcaAAACATGGTCCTAATTGTCACTTTATAAGACCATTCTCCTCACCCCCCTTCTCCTCCTATAAATGTTTACATCATCCAAAtaaatgagatatatatatacattctcCTTCCTCTTACTTAAACATCTAAATAATTAAGGGGAAAGGGTAACTACTTCCCTCCCCTCTCCTTCCCCCAGATatcctctactctcctctccttCCAAACTTTCAAACACATTCTTAAGTTTGTGTTAAACATTTCAATTACAGGAGGGACATTTGCCTTGTACTCTCTCTTATGCCGGTATGCCAAGTTGAGTTTCATCCCAAACCAACAGGCTGAGGATTATGAGGTGTCAAATTACCAGATCAAGTCGCCAAACCGTCGTGCACAGAGGGCATCGTGGCTCAAGTCTAAGCTAGAGAAGAGCAAGTTTGCCAAGCATTGCTTATTGATCGCCACAATGCTTGGGACTTCCATGCTTATAGGGGATGGTGTCCTCACTCCTTCAATCTCAGGTATGCACATTCACTTTCCATTAATCATTTATACAATCTACATTAGTGCTTGTGATTAAGTGATGCATGTGGTATGTCTAAAATTATCTTATAGAACATGTGTATAATATATCTCttagatatatatgtataatctATTTTTGTGGATTCTACTTACATGTGAAAATAGTTTTCCATATCATTTTTGTTGATTATAAAAATGCAAGTACTTTACTTAgatataatttgtttttctatttctGATTGTTTAGCTACTTTACATTGAAGTTTACCACCACTTTTGAGCCGAAAACGGCTTAGACATATtgcttcttttttaaaatataaaagtaaaaaaaaaaatttgatacaaaaaaaagactttaattATACAAAACAAATGACAAGAGATCGCCAGCTAAAACTGTAACAATCGATTAGGGTTACATGACAAAAGGTATCTGACAATCCCCCCACCCacttctttgttttctcttttaaacgcttgcataaaaattttattgcttttccttcttttttttttttttttttttttttccttatttgtttAGGAAGCTAAGaactctatatatttttttcatgcgATAATGTCATAAAGGAAGTCTTTTATGCACTAAAAGTCTTATATCTCAACTGAtatctttatattcttaacagaAATATCCAAGATTTAAATCATCTTTtcttaattatcaaattattaacaaaaataaaataaaaaatcttgctTGCGCAAAATTGTCACATCAtatgactattttttttcaatcaataagtaacttcatcttcatctttcttccttttacaaagggaataaaaaaagaCTTCATCTTTTACCATAAAACTATACAAAGTTTCTATCCAAGTTTTGTAATGTGTAAAAGAAACAAATCAAGTCATTTTATAACGTGATTCATACCTCCCCTTttcatgcataaaaaataaaaataaataataaaaaaaaggcctCCTTGATTCTTACGTTCTTGTAAGTTTGGCAGGTTTTGATCAAATAGTTAACACAATAACAATTTCTCTTTCATccattcagttttttttttttttttcgttgccCAGATAACATGTATCTATTAACAATCTGTGACTCTGTGTCTATTATTACTGCCATTCTCGATTccatagagttttttttttttttttttttttgagaaatcgATTCCATAGAGTTTGTTGCAACTTGCAATGGATTTTTGCCTttctaacttttctttttcaaattacaaattaatccTCTCTTAGTTCTCTTTTCTATTGTTTGTGATGGCAGTTTTATCGGCTGTTGGTGGAATCCAGGTAGCCATACCAGCAATAACAGAAGGTACTCTTGAGACCATGCGGCACatcataattcttttatattagcaaaaaaaaaaaaagtcaatgaAACAACTTATAATTACGATTCcatattgaaaatgttttaaatcagttggaagagagagagagagagagagagagagagagcaatataGAAGCCAAAAATAAAGATGATTTTAGATTCCACTTAGGCAGGCAGTAATTTTGGCAAATAACGAGCCGCTGCACATTAATATAAACTGCCCATTTGATTACTTTTTCATGAGCAATAGTTTGTTAATAACTAGTCATTTTTGTTGTATACAGAGATGATTATTTGGATATCAGTAGTTATCTTGATCATCCTATTCATGGTTCAGAGATTTGGAACTGATAAAGTGGGGTATAGTTTTGCTCCAATACTTTGCATATGGTTTGCCTTTATTGCTGGCATTGGCCTCTACAATTTCATCAAATTTGATCCAACTGTTATTAAAGCCTTATATCCAAAGTACATCATAGATTATTTTCAAAGGAACAAAAAAGATGCTTGGATTTCCCTTGGTGGTGTTATCCTCACCATAACAGGTTGTAGTTTCTTTCCATTgtgatatatatacacaccttATAAAAAGTTTGTTAGTGTGTAATGTTACTTGTCAAAATATGCAGGAACTGAGGCTTTATTTGCTGATTTGGGTCACTTCACAGCTCTATCCATTCAAATTAGCATGGGCTTTGTGACCTATCCGGCTCTCCTTTTGGCATACATAGGACAAGCCTCCTTCCTCCGAAAGCACAGTGATCTTGTTGCTAATACCTTTCACAAGTCTATACCAGGTAAACCATACATGTCCATACACATTCTCTCCCTTTCACTTTTGGCCTTCAATACTTGTTCACGCGGTGCTTAAAATATGATGCAGAAACTCTATTTTGGCCTATGTTTGTGGTGGCCGTATTAGCATCAATCATAGCAAGCCAAGCCATAATTACTGGGACTTTCTCTATACTCCAACAATCTCTCTCATTAGGGTGTTTCCCTCGGGTGAAAGTAGTTCATACATCAGCTGAGTATGAAGGACAAGTTTATGTGCCTGAAGCCAATTACCTTCTTATGCTGGCTTGTGTAGCTACCACTTTGGGTTTTAGGACCACAACTAACATTGGCAACGCCTTTGGTAATCCCCATATCTACATATTCTTTTAGCCTTTCTTTAATCTAAGCTATGCATCCACAGAACAATGGCATTGAATGTCAAAATGGTCAAAAATGGGGAAATTTTAAATCTAGCTAGGAACATAATattcttcacaaatttttttttttaaattattaaaattaccCATTGTGATTGGTacataataaaatgatgtcaatGGTGGACTAAAAGTTTTGTTACTCTAATTACAACAATTCATGTcaaccatttaaaaaataattgttaaattccctattcaaaataataataataataactaccATAAAGCGTTATTGAGTTTTTTCATCTCATTACTTACCCTTTGACATTTTCTAAGATTCAAATagagtatatataaaagatgtTAAACTGACACCAATTATGTTCATTGTGACGTTActttgcaaatttttgtagtaaTATTGATagtaattttagcatttttttaaaaataaaagatatatattgCAACTAATAATGAGTTGTTATTGCCTACAGGGTTAGCAGTGGTTATTGTAATGGTCCTCACATCATTTTTTCTAGTTCTAGTAATGATCTTGATATGGAAATCCCACATAATTCTTGTTATTTCCTACGTTCTTACCATTGGCAGCGTGGAGCTTATCTTTTTAAGTTCAGTCTTCTACAAATTTGACCAAGGAGGATATCTTCCCCTGGCCTTTGCTGCAATCCTAATGACTGTAATGTATGTTTGGAACAACgtgttccaaaaaaaatactattatgAGCTTGAGCATAAAATTTCTATGGAGAAGTTGAAGGAAATAGTTGCTGATAACAGCTTTTGTCG
The sequence above is drawn from the Quercus lobata isolate SW786 chromosome 12, ValleyOak3.0 Primary Assembly, whole genome shotgun sequence genome and encodes:
- the LOC115970530 gene encoding potassium transporter 5-like; translated protein: MPENLVEAITEVGNEEVSQEVKQSKVSWQKDLNIESHNFPRPHHGHDSKAVEWSVIFHLAFQSIGVVYGDIGTSPLYVFSSTFPNGIKHKDDILGVLSLILYTLTLLSLIKYVLIVLKANDKGEGGTFALYSLLCRYAKLSFIPNQQAEDYEVSNYQIKSPNRRAQRASWLKSKLEKSKFAKHCLLIATMLGTSMLIGDGVLTPSISVLSAVGGIQVAIPAITEEMIIWISVVILIILFMVQRFGTDKVGYSFAPILCIWFAFIAGIGLYNFIKFDPTVIKALYPKYIIDYFQRNKKDAWISLGGVILTITGTEALFADLGHFTALSIQISMGFVTYPALLLAYIGQASFLRKHSDLVANTFHKSIPETLFWPMFVVAVLASIIASQAIITGTFSILQQSLSLGCFPRVKVVHTSAEYEGQVYVPEANYLLMLACVATTLGFRTTTNIGNAFGLAVVIVMVLTSFFLVLVMILIWKSHIILVISYVLTIGSVELIFLSSVFYKFDQGGYLPLAFAAILMTVMYVWNNVFQKKYYYELEHKISMEKLKEIVADNSFCRIPGLAMFYSEFVQGIPPIFKHYVENVPALHSVLVFITIKSLPISKVQLEERFQFHRVEPKEHNIFRCVVRYGYTDVHNEKEPFEKILIERLKMFVRDDFWLFQNIGENDGEILDDGLVNKKNEKEDVKEVEEDKQKEAVEREMEVVDKACHAGIVHLIGETEVIANKHANIGKRIMIGYAYNFLKKNLGESDKVFDVPHKRMMKVGMTYEL